In the genome of Bosea sp. BIWAKO-01, the window GCTGAACTCGCCTACCGCATCGGTTTCAACCCGCTTCACTCCCGCATCTGGAACGGCCAATGACCACGACATTCTCCCTGAGGCCGGGCGACGCCGCCCTCAAACAATGGCGCGCCGTGATTGACGGCGCCGCAGCCAAGCTGGATGGCGCAAGCGCCGCATCGATCGCCGCTGCGCAAGCGATCGTCGACGACATCGTCGCCGCCGGAACCGTGACCTATGGCGTCAATACCGGCTTCGGCAAGCTTGCGAGCGTGCGCATCGCCGATGCCGACCTGGCCACCCTGCAGCGCAACCTGATCCTCTCCCACGCCGTCGGCACCGGGCCTGCCCTGCCGGACCGGATCGTGCGCCTGATCCTCGCCATGAAGGCCGCGAGCCTGGCGCGCGGGGCCTCCGGTGTACGCCCCGTCGTGGTCGAGTCTCTGGTCGGCGCGCTCGCAGCCGACGCGCTCCCGGTCGTTCCCGCCAAGGGTTCGGTCGGCGCTTCCGGCGATCTTGCGCCGCTTGCCCATCTCACCGCGGCGCTGATGGGCGTCGGCGAGATCAGGTTGAAGGGCGAGACCCTTCCCGCAGGGGATGCCTTGGCCCGGATCGGCCAGAAGCCGCTCGAACTTGGGGCCAAGGAAGGTCTAGCGCTGATCAACGGGACGCAGGTCTCGACCGCGATCGCGCTGACGGCGCTCAGCGACATCGCCCGCGTGTTCGATGCCGCGCTGGTCACTGGCGCACTCTCCGTGGATGCGCTGAAGGGCTCCGACACGCCGTTCGACCCGCGCATCCAGGCGCTGCGCGGCCAGCCCGGCCAGATCCGGGTCGCGCAAACATTGCTCGCGCTGATCGCGAAGAGTGAAATCCGCGACAGCCATCGCTTCGGCGATTCCAAGGTCCAGGATCCTTACTCGCTGCGCTGCCAGCCGCAGGTGATGGGGGCCGTGCGGGACCTCCTCGCCAATGCCGCCGCGACGCTTGCGATCGAGGCCAACGCGGTCACCGATAACCCACTGGTGCTGGGGCCGGGCGAAATCGTCTCGGGCGGCAACTTCCACGCCGAGCCCGTCGCCTTCGCCGCCGACATCCTCGCCATGGGGCTGTGCGAGATCGGCAACCTGTCGGAGCGGCGCATGGCACTGCTGGTCGACCCCGTGATGAGCGGCCTGCCTCCGTTCCTGGCCCGCGATGCCGGGCTGAACTCCGGCTTCATGATTGCGCAGGTCACGGCAGCTGCGCTGGCATCGGAGAACAAGCAGAAGGCCTATCCCGCCTCGGTCGACACGATCCCGACCTCGGCCAACCAGGAAGACCATGTCTCGATGGCGACGCATGGCGCCTATCGCCTGCTCGACATGGCCCGCAACGCAGCCAGCATCATCGGCGTCGAGCTGATGGCCGCGGCGGAAGCGATCGAGCATCATCGCCCGATGAAGACGAGCCCGCGGCTGGAGCCGGTGCTGGCCCTGGTCCGGGAGCGTATCGCGCCCCTCGATGCGGACCGCTACCTTGCCCCCGACCTGGCGGCGGCGACCGAGCTGGTGCTCAGCGGCGCGATCAGCGATGCCGCCGGGCTCGACAGCTTCGCGGAGTTCTCGGCGTGATGAACGTGAACCCTTCCGAGATCGTCAGCGTCACGCAAGGCGCCGGTCCGCTGGTCCTGTCGATGCCGCATCCCGGCACTGGCTTGCCGGAGGAGGTGAAGGCGGCGCTGAACGAGACGGGTCGTTCCGTGCCCGACACCGACTGGCATATGCGCCAGCTCTATGCGTTCGCCGAGCGCTTCGCACCGACGATCGTCGAGGCCGGGCTGTCGCGCTATGTCATCGACCTCAACCGCGATCCGTCCGGCGTATCGCTCTACCCCGGACAGGCGACGACGGAGCTGGTGCCGACCACGACCTTCGACGGCGAGCCGATCTGGGCAAAGGCGCCCGACGGGGCCGAGATCGCGCGCCGTCGCGCCGCCTATTTCCAGCCCTATCACGACGCACTCGCAGCCGAGATCGAACGAGCCAAGGCCGTGCATGGTTTCTGCCTGCTCTGGGACTGCCACTCCATCAAGTCGGTCATTCCACGCCTGTTCCCGGGCACGCTGCCGATGCTCAATCTCGGCACCAATTCCGGCGCGAGCTGCGCATCTTCGGTCCAGCACGCGGCCGATGCAGCACTTGCCGGCTCGGGCTTCAGCCATGTCAGCAATGGCCGCTTCAAGGGCGGCTGGATCACCCGCCACTACGGCCAGCCGGCGCGGGATGTGCACGCGATCCAGATGGAAATCTCGCTGAGCGGCTATCTCACCGAGGAGACGCCGCCCTGGCACTTCGACACGCCCAAGGCCGCCCGACTGCAAACCGCCCTCTCCGCCATCATCGAAGCCGCGCTCGATGCGGCCAGAAAGCTGAAACCCTGACCCTGATCGGACGGAAACAACGCATTCCGCATTTCCCGATCACGGTTTGAACGGAGCCATTCATGACCCGCATCGACAATAGCCGCGTCATCCGCAGCCCCAGGGGCAGCGAGCTCTCCGCCAAGAGCTGGCTGACCGAAGCGCCGCTGCGCATGCTGATGAATAATCTCGACCCCGACGTCGCCGAGAAGCCCGGCGAGCTCGTGGTCTATGGCGGCATCGGCCGCGCTGCCCGGACCTGGGAAGATTTCGACCGGATCGTCGGCGCGCTGCGCTCGCTCGAGACCGACGAAACGCTGCTGGTGCAGTCCGGCAAGCCCGTCGGCGTGTTCCGCACCCATGCGGATGCGCCGCGCGTGCTGATCGCCAATTCGAACCTCGTGCCGGCCTACGCGAACTGGGAGCATTTCCACGAGCTCGATAAGGCCGGGCTGATGATGTACGGCCAGATGACCGCGGGGTCCTGGATCTATATCGGCACGCAGGGCATCGTTCAGGGCACTTACGAGACCTTCGTCGAGGTCGGCCGCCAGCATTATGGCGGCAGCCTCAAGGGCAAGTGGATCCTGACCGGCGGTCTCGGCGGCATGGGCGGAGCCCAGCCGCTCGCCGCGACGATGGCCGGGGCCTCGATGATCGCCATCGAGTGCAAGCCCTCCAGCATCGAGTTCAGGCTGCGCACCGGCTATCTCGACGAGAAGGCCGACAGCGTCGACGAGGCGCTGGAGATCATCAATCGCGCCCATGCGGCCGGCAAGGCCGTCTCAGTCGGCGTGCTCGGCAATGCAGCGGAAATCTTCCCCGACATGGTCAGGCGCGGCATCCGTCCGGATGTCGTCACCGACCAGACCTCGGCCCATGACCCGCTGAACGGCTATCTGCCGGCAGGCTGGACACTCGAGCAGTGGGAAGAGCGCAAGGAGCGCGATCCTGCCGGTACGATCGAGGCCGCCAAGAAGTCGATGGCCGTGCATGTCCGCGCCATGCTGGATTTCCAGCAAATGGGCGTGCCGACGCTCGATTACGGCAATAATATCCGCCAGATGGCGAAGGATATGGGCGTCGACAACGCCTTCGATTTCCCCGGCTTCGTCCCGGCCTATATCCGCCCGCTGTTCTGCCGCGGCGTGGGCCCGTTCCGCTGGGCTGCGCTCTCCGGCGATCCGGAGGACATCTATCGGACGGACCAGCGCGTGAAGGAGCTGATGCCGGACGATCACCACCTGCATAACTGGCTCGACATGGCGCGCGAACGCATCAAGTTCCAGGGCCTGCCGGCACGGATCTGCTGGGTCGGCCTCGGCGACCGGCACCGGCTCGGCCTGGCCTTCAACGAGATGGTGGCCAAGGGCGAGCTCAAGGCGCCGGTGGTGATCGGCCGCGACCATCTCGATTCCGGCTCGGTCGCTTCGCCGAATCGCGAGACGGAAGCGATGAAGGACGGTTCGGACGCCGTCTCCGACTGGCCGCTGCTTAACGCGCTGCTCAACACCGCCGGCGGTGCGACCTGGGTCTCGCTTCACCATGGCGGCGGCGTCGGTATGGGCTATTCGCAGCATTCGGGCGTCGTCATCGTCGCCGACGGCACCCCGGAGGCGGCAAAGCGGCTGGAGCGCGTGCTGTGGAACGACCCGGCGACCGGCGTGATGCGTCATGCCGATGCCGGCTATGAAATCGCGATCGACTGCGCCAAGGCGAAGGGCCTGAAGCTGCCGGGCATCCTCGGCTGATCATGCGCATCATCCGCGCCAGCGCGTGCCGCACCATGCCGTGGAAGAACGGCGGCGGCACCACGACGGAGATCGCAGCGCATCCGCCCGGCGCCTCGCTGGACGGCTTCGACTGGCGGATCTCCAAGGCCCATGTCGGGGCGGACGGCCCCTTCTCCGTCTTCTCCGGCATCGACAGGACCTTGTCGGTGCTGACGGGCGAAGGCATCGTCCTCGCCTTCGGCGATGGCGAGAGCAAGCGCCTCGAGCGGTCCACCGAGCCCTATCCGTTCGCGGCCGACAGGCCCGTCGAAGGGCAACTGGTGGACGGGCCGATCGACGACCTCAATGTGATGACCCGGCGCGGTCGCTGGCTGCACAAGGTGACGCGCTTCAGCGGCACCGGCCCGATCCGGCTCGAGATGGCCGGAACGCTCCTGGTGCTCGTTGCCTGCACAGATGGCTGGATGATTGCGTCGCAAGATCACCGGGAGATGCTCGCCACCGGCGACAGTGCCCTGCTCGAATCGGTCGAAGGCGTCGTCCTGACAAATCCTCACGAGGGCGCCGAGATCTTTGCAATCGCGCTGTCGGCCGCTCCGCAAAGCTGAAACGCGGCCGACGCTCCGTTCAAGTCTCCATATAGCCGCGCGTCATCGGCAAGGTGTCGAGCCGCTTGGCGAGCTGGAGCTGGAAGACGACGAGATCGTCATGGCGGAAACTCGCTTCGGATGCGGCGAGATAGAACTCCCACATCCGTGCGAAGCGCTCGTCATACATGGCCACCGCCTCCTTGCGCCGGGCGAGGAAGCGCTCGCGCCAGGCCTTCAGGGTCTCGGCATAGTGAAGGCGAAGCACCTCGACATCGGTGATGATCAGGCCCTCGCGCTCGACTGCGGCCGTGATCTCCGACAAGGCCGGAATATACCCCCCGGGGAAGATGTATTTGGCGATGAAGGGATTCGTCGAGCCCGGCGGTGTGGTGCGGCCGATCGTATGGATGAGTGCGGCGCCGTTCGCTGTGAGCAGTTGCGCAACCTTGCGGAAATAGGTGCGGTAAAAGCCCACGCCGACATGCTCGAACATGCCGACCGAGACGATGCGGTCGAAAGGTTCCCTGAGCGTGCGGTAATCCTGGAACTGGAAATCGACCGGTAGTCCCTCGGCAGCTGCACGCTCCTGCGCGACCGCGAGCTGCTCCCGTGAGAGGGTGATGCCCTTCACCGAGGCACCGGTCTCGCGTGCGATGCTCAGGCCCAGACCGCCCCAGCCTGAGCCGATATCGAGGACACGCTGGCCCGGCGCGATCGCCAGCTTGGAGATGATGCGATGCTTCTTGGCCGCCTGCGCGTCCGCGAGCGAGATATCGGGGCTCGGGAAGAAGGCGCAGGAATACTGCAGGTCGTCGTCGAGGAAGAGCCGAAAGAACTCGGTCCTCAAGTCGTAGTGATGGGCGACGTTGCGTCTCGCCCAGGCCGGATTGTTGTTCTGGGTGATGCGCCTGATCGCGGTGCGGAAACGCGTCAGCGGCCGCGTCCAGGCGGTCAGTTCCTGCCGCGATGCCCCGGCGATCAGCATGTCGAGAAGGTCGTAGAGGCTGCCACGCTCGACGACGACACGCCCGTCCATCACCGCCTCGCCAAGGGCAAGCTCGGGATTGAGCGCCAGCTTCAACTCGGTCGGCCGGTCGAGAATCCGCATCGTCAGCCCCGGATGATTTCCGGCGCCGACAGAGCGTTGAGATCCATCGGCGAACACAATATCGAGCCGGGATTTTCCCACCAGCCGGGACAACATCGATTCAATGAGCGCGCGCAAGGACGTCACTCCCGTCAGCGAACTCCCCTTCACCAAAAAAATGGCAACGGAGCCCCTGCAGTGCAACACCCTCAACCTGGAAGTGCAATGGGGGCCTGACCTTAGTGCATGGCGGCGGAGGCTTGGCTCTGCCGCCACCGACTACCGCAACATCCCCATCGTTCGCGGCAGCCACAGCGTCAACTCGGGAATGAAGGTGATGGCAAAGAGCGCCAGGAAGAGCGGGACCAGCCAGGGCAGGATCGCCATGGTGGTCTGCTCGACAGAGAGTTTCGCCACCCGCGAGAGCACAAAGAGCACCATGCCGAGCGGCGGATGCAGCAAGCCGATCATCAGGTTCAGCGTCATGATCAACCCGAAATGGATCGGGTCGACGCCGAGCTTGAGGGCGATCGGCAGCAGGATCGGCACCACGATGGTGATCGCCGCGATGGTGTCGAGGAAACAGCCGATGAAGAGCAGCAGCAGGTTCACCAGGATCAGGAAGACCCATTTGTTCTGGGTCAGACCAAGGATCAGGTCCGACAGGATCTGCGCCGTGTTCGAGACCGTCAGCAGCCAGGCGAAGATCGAGGCGGCCGTGACGATGAAGAGGACGGACGCGGTCGTCTCGATCGTGTCGAAGGTCGCCTTGGTCAGCGCGCGCAGCGTCATGGAGCGATAGCGGACAAGGCCGAGGAAGAGCGACCAGATCACCGCTGCAGCAGCGGCCTCCGTCGGCGTGAACCAGCCCAGCGTCATGCCGCCGATCAGGATGACCGGCGTCATCAGTGCCATCACCGCCGAGAAGTCGAAGTAGTAGTCGAGCGCCAGCAGGGCGACGAGCGCGAGCCCGATCGCGACATTCTCCGACAGGCCTGCCCAGACGAGCAGATAGGCCAGGACCGGGAAGCCAAGCACGACCAGAACCTCGATCCCGGCCGAGCCGATCTGGCGCAGCGAGAATTTGGCGTCGGACCCCCAGCCGCGCATGCGGGCGAAAACCGCGACCGTGCCCATCATGAACAGCGTCATCACCACGCCGGGAATGACACCGCCAAGGAAGAGTGCCCCGATCGAGGTGTTCGACATCATGCCGTAGATGACGAAGGGCAGTGAAGGCGGAATGATCGGCCCGAGCGTCGCCGAGGCTGCCGTCACGCCGACGGCAACATCCATCGGATAGCCATGGTCCTTCATGGCCTTGATCTCGATCGTGCCGATGCCGGCGGCATCCGCGATCGCCGTGCCCGACATGCCCGAGAAGATCACCGAGCCGATGATGTTGACCTGGGCGAGGCCGCCGCGCATCCAGCCGAC includes:
- a CDS encoding HutD family protein, which produces MRIIRASACRTMPWKNGGGTTTEIAAHPPGASLDGFDWRISKAHVGADGPFSVFSGIDRTLSVLTGEGIVLAFGDGESKRLERSTEPYPFAADRPVEGQLVDGPIDDLNVMTRRGRWLHKVTRFSGTGPIRLEMAGTLLVLVACTDGWMIASQDHREMLATGDSALLESVEGVVLTNPHEGAEIFAIALSAAPQS
- a CDS encoding TRAP transporter large permease, producing the protein MLILLGTFLGLMILGVPVAISMAVASLAFIIISGTVPDVIMAQRMIAGVESFPLLAVPFFILAGNLMNIAGVTGRIYAFAVALVGWMRGGLAQVNIIGSVIFSGMSGTAIADAAGIGTIEIKAMKDHGYPMDVAVGVTAASATLGPIIPPSLPFVIYGMMSNTSIGALFLGGVIPGVVMTLFMMGTVAVFARMRGWGSDAKFSLRQIGSAGIEVLVVLGFPVLAYLLVWAGLSENVAIGLALVALLALDYYFDFSAVMALMTPVILIGGMTLGWFTPTEAAAAAVIWSLFLGLVRYRSMTLRALTKATFDTIETTASVLFIVTAASIFAWLLTVSNTAQILSDLILGLTQNKWVFLILVNLLLLFIGCFLDTIAAITIVVPILLPIALKLGVDPIHFGLIMTLNLMIGLLHPPLGMVLFVLSRVAKLSVEQTTMAILPWLVPLFLALFAITFIPELTLWLPRTMGMLR
- the hutH gene encoding histidine ammonia-lyase; this encodes MTTTFSLRPGDAALKQWRAVIDGAAAKLDGASAASIAAAQAIVDDIVAAGTVTYGVNTGFGKLASVRIADADLATLQRNLILSHAVGTGPALPDRIVRLILAMKAASLARGASGVRPVVVESLVGALAADALPVVPAKGSVGASGDLAPLAHLTAALMGVGEIRLKGETLPAGDALARIGQKPLELGAKEGLALINGTQVSTAIALTALSDIARVFDAALVTGALSVDALKGSDTPFDPRIQALRGQPGQIRVAQTLLALIAKSEIRDSHRFGDSKVQDPYSLRCQPQVMGAVRDLLANAAATLAIEANAVTDNPLVLGPGEIVSGGNFHAEPVAFAADILAMGLCEIGNLSERRMALLVDPVMSGLPPFLARDAGLNSGFMIAQVTAAALASENKQKAYPASVDTIPTSANQEDHVSMATHGAYRLLDMARNAASIIGVELMAAAEAIEHHRPMKTSPRLEPVLALVRERIAPLDADRYLAPDLAAATELVLSGAISDAAGLDSFAEFSA
- the hutU gene encoding urocanate hydratase, which translates into the protein MTRIDNSRVIRSPRGSELSAKSWLTEAPLRMLMNNLDPDVAEKPGELVVYGGIGRAARTWEDFDRIVGALRSLETDETLLVQSGKPVGVFRTHADAPRVLIANSNLVPAYANWEHFHELDKAGLMMYGQMTAGSWIYIGTQGIVQGTYETFVEVGRQHYGGSLKGKWILTGGLGGMGGAQPLAATMAGASMIAIECKPSSIEFRLRTGYLDEKADSVDEALEIINRAHAAGKAVSVGVLGNAAEIFPDMVRRGIRPDVVTDQTSAHDPLNGYLPAGWTLEQWEERKERDPAGTIEAAKKSMAVHVRAMLDFQQMGVPTLDYGNNIRQMAKDMGVDNAFDFPGFVPAYIRPLFCRGVGPFRWAALSGDPEDIYRTDQRVKELMPDDHHLHNWLDMARERIKFQGLPARICWVGLGDRHRLGLAFNEMVAKGELKAPVVIGRDHLDSGSVASPNRETEAMKDGSDAVSDWPLLNALLNTAGGATWVSLHHGGGVGMGYSQHSGVVIVADGTPEAAKRLERVLWNDPATGVMRHADAGYEIAIDCAKAKGLKLPGILG
- the hutG gene encoding N-formylglutamate deformylase, with protein sequence MNVNPSEIVSVTQGAGPLVLSMPHPGTGLPEEVKAALNETGRSVPDTDWHMRQLYAFAERFAPTIVEAGLSRYVIDLNRDPSGVSLYPGQATTELVPTTTFDGEPIWAKAPDGAEIARRRAAYFQPYHDALAAEIERAKAVHGFCLLWDCHSIKSVIPRLFPGTLPMLNLGTNSGASCASSVQHAADAALAGSGFSHVSNGRFKGGWITRHYGQPARDVHAIQMEISLSGYLTEETPPWHFDTPKAARLQTALSAIIEAALDAARKLKP